In Artemia franciscana chromosome 8, ASM3288406v1, whole genome shotgun sequence, a genomic segment contains:
- the LOC136030393 gene encoding zinc finger HIT domain-containing protein 1-like: MASRESTRVKDANSRKILDDATRKRRARKALEALEQDNFHEDPHANLVMNKKIPKFEETLEGKVKRGRKQRTAEYYKQRFRKTFSQLVEEDQILSSGKPNYTSALAPPSKFPDRHYCAVCGFPSSYTCLTCGTRYCCIRCLETHQDTRCLKYTA, encoded by the exons ATGGCGTCTCGTGAATCAACAAGAGTTAAAGATGCTAACTCTAGAAAAATCCTTGATGATGCCACGAGAAAAAGAAGGGCACGAAAGGCTTTGGAagcactggaacaagacaattttcatgaagatccccATGCTAATCTAG TTATGAAtaagaaaattccaaaatttgaaGAAACGTTGGAAGGTAAAGTTAAGCGTGGAAGAAAACAAAGAACTGCTGAATATTATAAACAAAG gtttcgTAAGACATTTTCTCAACTCGTTGAAGAAGATCAGATTTTGAGTTCTGGTAAACCGAACTATACAAGTGCTCTTGCCCCGCCATCTAAGTTCCCAGATAGACATTATTGTGCTGTTTGTGGATTTCCTAGTTCATATACGTGTTTAACCTGTGGTACTCGATATTGTTGTATAAGGTGTCTAGAAACACATCAAGACACCAGGTGTTTAAAATATACTGCTTAG